A genomic stretch from Gorilla gorilla gorilla isolate KB3781 chromosome 20, NHGRI_mGorGor1-v2.1_pri, whole genome shotgun sequence includes:
- the SPPL2B gene encoding signal peptide peptidase-like 2B isoform X2, producing MAAAVAAALARLLAAFLLLAAQVACEYGMVHVVSQAGGPEGKDYCILYNPQWAHLPHDLSKASFLQLRNWTASLLCSAADLPARGFSNQIPLVARGNCTFYEKVRLAQGSGARGLLIVSRERLVPPGGNKTQYDEIGIPVALLSYKDMLDIFRRFGRMVRAALYAPKEPVLDYNMVIIFIMAVGTVAIGGYWAGSRDVKKYMKHKRDDGPEKQEDEAVDVTPVMTCVFVVMCCSMLVLLYYFYDLLVYVVIGIFCLASATGLYSCLAPCVRRLPFGKCRIPNNSLPYFHKRPQARMLLLALFCVAVSVVWGVFRNEDQWAWVLQDALGIAFCLYMLKTIRLPTFKACTLLLLVLFLYDIFFVFITPFLTKSGSSIMVEVATGPSDSATREKLPMVLKVPRLNSSPLALCDRPFSLLGFGDILVPGLLVAYCHRFDIQVQSSRVYFVACTVAYGVGLLVTFVALALMQRGQPALLYLVPCTLVTSCAVALWRRELGVFWTGSGFAKVLPPSPWAPAPADGPQPPKDSATPLSPQLPSEEPATSPWPAEQSPKSRTSEEMGAGAPMREPGSPAEPEGRDQAQPSPVTSLPTASFSPGGRAAFCLPEGIAFPS from the exons GTGGCCTGTGAGTACGGCATGGTGCACgtggtctcccaggctgggggccCCGAAGGCAAAGACTACTGCATCCTCTACAACCCGCAGTGGGCCCATCTTCCCCACGACCTCAGCAAGGCA TCTTTCCTGCAGCTGCGCAACTGGACGGCCTCCCTGCTCTGCTCCGCAGCCGACCTCCCCGCCCGTGGCTTCAGCAACCAGATCCCGCTGGTGGCGCGGGGGAACTGCACCTTCTATGAGAAAGTGAGGCTGGCCCAGGGCAGCGGAGCACGCGGGCTGCTCATCGTCAGCAGGGAGAGGCTG GTCCCCCCGGGGGGTAATAAGACGCAGTATGATGAGATTGGCATTCCCGTGGCCCTGCTCAGCTACAAAGACATGCTGGACATCTTCAGG CGTTTCGGCCGCATGGTGAGGGCGGCGCTGTATGCGCCTAAGGAGCCGGTGCTGGACTACAACATggtcatcatcttcatcatggCTGTGGGCACCGTCGCCATCGGCGGCTACTGGGCCGGGAGTCGGGACGTGAAGAA GTACATGAAGCACAAGCGCGACGATGGGCCCGAGAAGCAGGAGGACGAGGCGGTGGACGTGACGCCGGTGATGACCTGCGTGTTTGTGGTGATGTGCTGCTCCATGCTGGTGCTGCTCTACTACTTCTACGACCTCCTCG TGTACGTGGTCATCGGGATATTCTGCCTGGCCTCTGCCACCGGCCTCTACAGCTGCCTGGCGCCCTGTGTGCGGCGGCTGCCCTTCGGCAAGTGCAG GATCCCCAACAACAGCCTGCCCTACTTCCACAAGCGCCCGCAGGCCCGTATGCTGCTCCTGGCGCTCTTCTGCGTGGCCGTCAGCGTGGTGTGGGGCGTCTTCCGCAATGAGGACCA GTGGGCCTGGGTCCTCCAGGACGCCCTGGGCATCGCCTTCTGCCTCTACATGCTGAAGACCATCCGTCTGCCCACCTTCAAG GCCTGcacgctgctgctgctggtgctgtTCCTCTACGACATCTTCTTCGTGTTCATCACGCCCTTCCTGACCAAG AGTGGGAGCAGCATCATGGTGGAGGTGGCCACTGGGCCCTCGGACTCAGCCACCCGTGAGAAG CTGCCCATGGTCCTGAAGgtgcccaggctgaactcctcACCTCTGGCCCTGTGTGACCGGCCCTTCTCCCTCCTGGGTTTCGGAGACATTTTGGTGCCAG GGCTGCTGGTGGCCTACTGCCACAGGTTTGACATCCAGGTACAGTCCTCCAGGGTATACTTCGTGGCCTGCACCGTCG CCTATGGCGTTGGCCTCCTTGTGACATTCGTGGCGCTGGCCCTGATGCAGCGTGGCCAGCCCGCTCTCCTCTACCTGGTGCCCTGCACGCTGGTGACGAGCTGCGCTGTGGCGCTCTGGCGCCGGGAGCTGGGCGTGTTCTGGACGGGCAGCGGCTTTGCG AAAGTCCTACCTCCATCTCCGTGGGCCCCAGCGCCAGCTGACGGcccgcagcctcccaaagactCTGCCACGCCGCTCTCCCCGCAGCTGCCCAGCGAAGAACCAGCTACATCCCCCTGGCCTGCTGAGCAGTCCCCAAAATCACGCACGTCCGAGGAGATGGGGGCTGGAGCCCCCATGCGGGAGCCTGGGAGCCCAGCTGAACCCGAGGGCCGGGACCAGGCCCAGCCGTCCCCG GTGACCTCCCTCCCCACGGCGTCCTTTTCTCCGGGTGGAAGAGCAGCTTTCTGTCTCCCAGAAGGCATCGCTTTTCCCTCTTGA
- the SPPL2B gene encoding signal peptide peptidase-like 2B isoform X7 yields the protein MAAAVAAALARLLAAFLLLAAQVACEYGMVHVVSQAGGPEGKDYCILYNPQWAHLPHDLSKASFLQLRNWTASLLCSAADLPARGFSNQIPLVARGNCTFYEKVRLAQGSGARGLLIVSRERLVPPGGNKTQYDEIGIPVALLSYKDMLDIFRRFGRMVRAALYAPKEPVLDYNMVIIFIMAVGTVAIGGYWAGSRDVKKRYMKHKRDDGPEKQEDEAVDVTPVMTCVFVVMCCSMLVLLYYFYDLLVYVVIGIFCLASATGLYSCLAPCVRRLPFGKCRIPNNSLPYFHKRPQARMLLLALFCVAVSVVWGVFRNEDQWAWVLQDALGIAFCLYMLKTIRLPTFKACTLLLLVLFLYDIFFVFITPFLTKSGSSIMVEVATGPSDSATREKLPMVLKVPRLNSSPLALCDRPFSLLGFGDILVPGLLVAYCHRFDIQVQSSRVYFVACTVAYGVGLLVTFVALALMQRGQPALLYLVPCTLVTSCAVALWRRELGVFWTGSGFAVNTSLL from the exons GTGGCCTGTGAGTACGGCATGGTGCACgtggtctcccaggctgggggccCCGAAGGCAAAGACTACTGCATCCTCTACAACCCGCAGTGGGCCCATCTTCCCCACGACCTCAGCAAGGCA TCTTTCCTGCAGCTGCGCAACTGGACGGCCTCCCTGCTCTGCTCCGCAGCCGACCTCCCCGCCCGTGGCTTCAGCAACCAGATCCCGCTGGTGGCGCGGGGGAACTGCACCTTCTATGAGAAAGTGAGGCTGGCCCAGGGCAGCGGAGCACGCGGGCTGCTCATCGTCAGCAGGGAGAGGCTG GTCCCCCCGGGGGGTAATAAGACGCAGTATGATGAGATTGGCATTCCCGTGGCCCTGCTCAGCTACAAAGACATGCTGGACATCTTCAGG CGTTTCGGCCGCATGGTGAGGGCGGCGCTGTATGCGCCTAAGGAGCCGGTGCTGGACTACAACATggtcatcatcttcatcatggCTGTGGGCACCGTCGCCATCGGCGGCTACTGGGCCGGGAGTCGGGACGTGAAGAA AAGGTACATGAAGCACAAGCGCGACGATGGGCCCGAGAAGCAGGAGGACGAGGCGGTGGACGTGACGCCGGTGATGACCTGCGTGTTTGTGGTGATGTGCTGCTCCATGCTGGTGCTGCTCTACTACTTCTACGACCTCCTCG TGTACGTGGTCATCGGGATATTCTGCCTGGCCTCTGCCACCGGCCTCTACAGCTGCCTGGCGCCCTGTGTGCGGCGGCTGCCCTTCGGCAAGTGCAG GATCCCCAACAACAGCCTGCCCTACTTCCACAAGCGCCCGCAGGCCCGTATGCTGCTCCTGGCGCTCTTCTGCGTGGCCGTCAGCGTGGTGTGGGGCGTCTTCCGCAATGAGGACCA GTGGGCCTGGGTCCTCCAGGACGCCCTGGGCATCGCCTTCTGCCTCTACATGCTGAAGACCATCCGTCTGCCCACCTTCAAG GCCTGcacgctgctgctgctggtgctgtTCCTCTACGACATCTTCTTCGTGTTCATCACGCCCTTCCTGACCAAG AGTGGGAGCAGCATCATGGTGGAGGTGGCCACTGGGCCCTCGGACTCAGCCACCCGTGAGAAG CTGCCCATGGTCCTGAAGgtgcccaggctgaactcctcACCTCTGGCCCTGTGTGACCGGCCCTTCTCCCTCCTGGGTTTCGGAGACATTTTGGTGCCAG GGCTGCTGGTGGCCTACTGCCACAGGTTTGACATCCAGGTACAGTCCTCCAGGGTATACTTCGTGGCCTGCACCGTCG CCTATGGCGTTGGCCTCCTTGTGACATTCGTGGCGCTGGCCCTGATGCAGCGTGGCCAGCCCGCTCTCCTCTACCTGGTGCCCTGCACGCTGGTGACGAGCTGCGCTGTGGCGCTCTGGCGCCGGGAGCTGGGCGTGTTCTGGACGGGCAGCGGCTTTGCGGTGAATACCAGTTTGCTCTGA
- the SPPL2B gene encoding signal peptide peptidase-like 2B isoform X5 → MAAAVAAALARLLAAFLLLAAQVACEYGMVHVVSQAGGPEGKDYCILYNPQWAHLPHDLSKASFLQLRNWTASLLCSAADLPARGFSNQIPLVARGNCTFYEKVRLAQGSGARGLLIVSRERLVPPGGNKTQYDEIGIPVALLSYKDMLDIFRRFGRMVRAALYAPKEPVLDYNMVIIFIMAVGTVAIGGYWAGSRDVKKRYMKHKRDDGPEKQEDEAVDVTPVMTCVFVVMCCSMLVLLYYFYDLLVYVVIGIFCLASATGLYSCLAPCVRRLPFGKCRIPNNSLPYFHKRPQARMLLLALFCVAVSVVWGVFRNEDQWAWVLQDALGIAFCLYMLKTIRLPTFKACTLLLLVLFLYDIFFVFITPFLTKSGSSIMVEVATGPSDSATREKLPMVLKVPRLNSSPLALCDRPFSLLGFGDILVPGLLVAYCHRFDIQVQSSRVYFVACTVAGPKERSCGGFWFLSTGPGQAASAEPRLRPRPPRGSLNVHPQGQESSGRPAVPLVGGGPLTPASCSLSLWRWPPCDIRGAGPDAAWPARSPLPGALHAGDELRCGALAPGAGRVLDGQRLCESPTSISVGPSAS, encoded by the exons GTGGCCTGTGAGTACGGCATGGTGCACgtggtctcccaggctgggggccCCGAAGGCAAAGACTACTGCATCCTCTACAACCCGCAGTGGGCCCATCTTCCCCACGACCTCAGCAAGGCA TCTTTCCTGCAGCTGCGCAACTGGACGGCCTCCCTGCTCTGCTCCGCAGCCGACCTCCCCGCCCGTGGCTTCAGCAACCAGATCCCGCTGGTGGCGCGGGGGAACTGCACCTTCTATGAGAAAGTGAGGCTGGCCCAGGGCAGCGGAGCACGCGGGCTGCTCATCGTCAGCAGGGAGAGGCTG GTCCCCCCGGGGGGTAATAAGACGCAGTATGATGAGATTGGCATTCCCGTGGCCCTGCTCAGCTACAAAGACATGCTGGACATCTTCAGG CGTTTCGGCCGCATGGTGAGGGCGGCGCTGTATGCGCCTAAGGAGCCGGTGCTGGACTACAACATggtcatcatcttcatcatggCTGTGGGCACCGTCGCCATCGGCGGCTACTGGGCCGGGAGTCGGGACGTGAAGAA AAGGTACATGAAGCACAAGCGCGACGATGGGCCCGAGAAGCAGGAGGACGAGGCGGTGGACGTGACGCCGGTGATGACCTGCGTGTTTGTGGTGATGTGCTGCTCCATGCTGGTGCTGCTCTACTACTTCTACGACCTCCTCG TGTACGTGGTCATCGGGATATTCTGCCTGGCCTCTGCCACCGGCCTCTACAGCTGCCTGGCGCCCTGTGTGCGGCGGCTGCCCTTCGGCAAGTGCAG GATCCCCAACAACAGCCTGCCCTACTTCCACAAGCGCCCGCAGGCCCGTATGCTGCTCCTGGCGCTCTTCTGCGTGGCCGTCAGCGTGGTGTGGGGCGTCTTCCGCAATGAGGACCA GTGGGCCTGGGTCCTCCAGGACGCCCTGGGCATCGCCTTCTGCCTCTACATGCTGAAGACCATCCGTCTGCCCACCTTCAAG GCCTGcacgctgctgctgctggtgctgtTCCTCTACGACATCTTCTTCGTGTTCATCACGCCCTTCCTGACCAAG AGTGGGAGCAGCATCATGGTGGAGGTGGCCACTGGGCCCTCGGACTCAGCCACCCGTGAGAAG CTGCCCATGGTCCTGAAGgtgcccaggctgaactcctcACCTCTGGCCCTGTGTGACCGGCCCTTCTCCCTCCTGGGTTTCGGAGACATTTTGGTGCCAG GGCTGCTGGTGGCCTACTGCCACAGGTTTGACATCCAGGTACAGTCCTCCAGGGTATACTTCGTGGCCTGCACCGTCG CCGGCCCTAAGGAAAGAAGCTGCGGGGGCTTCTGGTTCCTGAGCACAGGGCCAGGCCAGGCCGCCTCTGCCGAGCCACGCCTCCGACCCCGCCCTCCACGTGGCTCCCTAAACGTCCACCCCCAGGGCCAGGAGAGTTCAGGCCGGCCTGCTGTGCCTTTGGTTGGTGGTGGCCCCCTCACACCTGCCTCCTGCAGCCTCAG CCTATGGCGTTGGCCTCCTTGTGACATTCGTGGCGCTGGCCCTGATGCAGCGTGGCCAGCCCGCTCTCCTCTACCTGGTGCCCTGCACGCTGGTGACGAGCTGCGCTGTGGCGCTCTGGCGCCGGGAGCTGGGCGTGTTCTGGACGGGCAGCGGCTTTGCG AAAGTCCTACCTCCATCTCCGTGGGCCCCAGCGCCAGCTGA
- the SPPL2B gene encoding signal peptide peptidase-like 2B isoform X1, with amino-acid sequence MAAAVAAALARLLAAFLLLAAQVACEYGMVHVVSQAGGPEGKDYCILYNPQWAHLPHDLSKASFLQLRNWTASLLCSAADLPARGFSNQIPLVARGNCTFYEKVRLAQGSGARGLLIVSRERLVPPGGNKTQYDEIGIPVALLSYKDMLDIFRRFGRMVRAALYAPKEPVLDYNMVIIFIMAVGTVAIGGYWAGSRDVKKRYMKHKRDDGPEKQEDEAVDVTPVMTCVFVVMCCSMLVLLYYFYDLLVYVVIGIFCLASATGLYSCLAPCVRRLPFGKCRIPNNSLPYFHKRPQARMLLLALFCVAVSVVWGVFRNEDQWAWVLQDALGIAFCLYMLKTIRLPTFKACTLLLLVLFLYDIFFVFITPFLTKSGSSIMVEVATGPSDSATREKLPMVLKVPRLNSSPLALCDRPFSLLGFGDILVPGLLVAYCHRFDIQVQSSRVYFVACTVAYGVGLLVTFVALALMQRGQPALLYLVPCTLVTSCAVALWRRELGVFWTGSGFAKVLPPSPWAPAPADGPQPPKDSATPLSPQLPSEEPATSPWPAEQSPKSRTSEEMGAGAPMREPGSPAEPEGRDQAQPSPVTSLPTASFSPGGRAAFCLPEGIAFPS; translated from the exons GTGGCCTGTGAGTACGGCATGGTGCACgtggtctcccaggctgggggccCCGAAGGCAAAGACTACTGCATCCTCTACAACCCGCAGTGGGCCCATCTTCCCCACGACCTCAGCAAGGCA TCTTTCCTGCAGCTGCGCAACTGGACGGCCTCCCTGCTCTGCTCCGCAGCCGACCTCCCCGCCCGTGGCTTCAGCAACCAGATCCCGCTGGTGGCGCGGGGGAACTGCACCTTCTATGAGAAAGTGAGGCTGGCCCAGGGCAGCGGAGCACGCGGGCTGCTCATCGTCAGCAGGGAGAGGCTG GTCCCCCCGGGGGGTAATAAGACGCAGTATGATGAGATTGGCATTCCCGTGGCCCTGCTCAGCTACAAAGACATGCTGGACATCTTCAGG CGTTTCGGCCGCATGGTGAGGGCGGCGCTGTATGCGCCTAAGGAGCCGGTGCTGGACTACAACATggtcatcatcttcatcatggCTGTGGGCACCGTCGCCATCGGCGGCTACTGGGCCGGGAGTCGGGACGTGAAGAA AAGGTACATGAAGCACAAGCGCGACGATGGGCCCGAGAAGCAGGAGGACGAGGCGGTGGACGTGACGCCGGTGATGACCTGCGTGTTTGTGGTGATGTGCTGCTCCATGCTGGTGCTGCTCTACTACTTCTACGACCTCCTCG TGTACGTGGTCATCGGGATATTCTGCCTGGCCTCTGCCACCGGCCTCTACAGCTGCCTGGCGCCCTGTGTGCGGCGGCTGCCCTTCGGCAAGTGCAG GATCCCCAACAACAGCCTGCCCTACTTCCACAAGCGCCCGCAGGCCCGTATGCTGCTCCTGGCGCTCTTCTGCGTGGCCGTCAGCGTGGTGTGGGGCGTCTTCCGCAATGAGGACCA GTGGGCCTGGGTCCTCCAGGACGCCCTGGGCATCGCCTTCTGCCTCTACATGCTGAAGACCATCCGTCTGCCCACCTTCAAG GCCTGcacgctgctgctgctggtgctgtTCCTCTACGACATCTTCTTCGTGTTCATCACGCCCTTCCTGACCAAG AGTGGGAGCAGCATCATGGTGGAGGTGGCCACTGGGCCCTCGGACTCAGCCACCCGTGAGAAG CTGCCCATGGTCCTGAAGgtgcccaggctgaactcctcACCTCTGGCCCTGTGTGACCGGCCCTTCTCCCTCCTGGGTTTCGGAGACATTTTGGTGCCAG GGCTGCTGGTGGCCTACTGCCACAGGTTTGACATCCAGGTACAGTCCTCCAGGGTATACTTCGTGGCCTGCACCGTCG CCTATGGCGTTGGCCTCCTTGTGACATTCGTGGCGCTGGCCCTGATGCAGCGTGGCCAGCCCGCTCTCCTCTACCTGGTGCCCTGCACGCTGGTGACGAGCTGCGCTGTGGCGCTCTGGCGCCGGGAGCTGGGCGTGTTCTGGACGGGCAGCGGCTTTGCG AAAGTCCTACCTCCATCTCCGTGGGCCCCAGCGCCAGCTGACGGcccgcagcctcccaaagactCTGCCACGCCGCTCTCCCCGCAGCTGCCCAGCGAAGAACCAGCTACATCCCCCTGGCCTGCTGAGCAGTCCCCAAAATCACGCACGTCCGAGGAGATGGGGGCTGGAGCCCCCATGCGGGAGCCTGGGAGCCCAGCTGAACCCGAGGGCCGGGACCAGGCCCAGCCGTCCCCG GTGACCTCCCTCCCCACGGCGTCCTTTTCTCCGGGTGGAAGAGCAGCTTTCTGTCTCCCAGAAGGCATCGCTTTTCCCTCTTGA
- the SPPL2B gene encoding signal peptide peptidase-like 2B isoform X3, with the protein MAAAVAAALARLLAAFLLLAAQVACEYGMVHVVSQAGGPEGKDYCILYNPQWAHLPHDLSKASFLQLRNWTASLLCSAADLPARGFSNQIPLVARGNCTFYEKVRLAQGSGARGLLIVSRERLVPPGGNKTQYDEIGIPVALLSYKDMLDIFRRFGRMVRAALYAPKEPVLDYNMVIIFIMAVGTVAIGGYWAGSRDVKKRYMKHKRDDGPEKQEDEAVDVTPVMTCVFVVMCCSMLVLLYYFYDLLVYVVIGIFCLASATGLYSCLAPCVRRLPFGKCRIPNNSLPYFHKRPQARMLLLALFCVAVSVVWGVFRNEDQWAWVLQDALGIAFCLYMLKTIRLPTFKACTLLLLVLFLYDIFFVFITPFLTKSGSSIMVEVATGPSDSATREKLPMVLKVPRLNSSPLALCDRPFSLLGFGDILVPGLLVAYCHRFDIQVQSSRVYFVACTVAYGVGLLVTFVALALMQRGQPALLYLVPCTLVTSCAVALWRRELGVFWTGSGFAKVLPPSPWAPAPADGPQPPKDSATPLSPQLPSEEPATSPWPAEQSPKSRTSEEMGAGAPMREPGSPAEPEGRDQAQPSPVTQPGASA; encoded by the exons GTGGCCTGTGAGTACGGCATGGTGCACgtggtctcccaggctgggggccCCGAAGGCAAAGACTACTGCATCCTCTACAACCCGCAGTGGGCCCATCTTCCCCACGACCTCAGCAAGGCA TCTTTCCTGCAGCTGCGCAACTGGACGGCCTCCCTGCTCTGCTCCGCAGCCGACCTCCCCGCCCGTGGCTTCAGCAACCAGATCCCGCTGGTGGCGCGGGGGAACTGCACCTTCTATGAGAAAGTGAGGCTGGCCCAGGGCAGCGGAGCACGCGGGCTGCTCATCGTCAGCAGGGAGAGGCTG GTCCCCCCGGGGGGTAATAAGACGCAGTATGATGAGATTGGCATTCCCGTGGCCCTGCTCAGCTACAAAGACATGCTGGACATCTTCAGG CGTTTCGGCCGCATGGTGAGGGCGGCGCTGTATGCGCCTAAGGAGCCGGTGCTGGACTACAACATggtcatcatcttcatcatggCTGTGGGCACCGTCGCCATCGGCGGCTACTGGGCCGGGAGTCGGGACGTGAAGAA AAGGTACATGAAGCACAAGCGCGACGATGGGCCCGAGAAGCAGGAGGACGAGGCGGTGGACGTGACGCCGGTGATGACCTGCGTGTTTGTGGTGATGTGCTGCTCCATGCTGGTGCTGCTCTACTACTTCTACGACCTCCTCG TGTACGTGGTCATCGGGATATTCTGCCTGGCCTCTGCCACCGGCCTCTACAGCTGCCTGGCGCCCTGTGTGCGGCGGCTGCCCTTCGGCAAGTGCAG GATCCCCAACAACAGCCTGCCCTACTTCCACAAGCGCCCGCAGGCCCGTATGCTGCTCCTGGCGCTCTTCTGCGTGGCCGTCAGCGTGGTGTGGGGCGTCTTCCGCAATGAGGACCA GTGGGCCTGGGTCCTCCAGGACGCCCTGGGCATCGCCTTCTGCCTCTACATGCTGAAGACCATCCGTCTGCCCACCTTCAAG GCCTGcacgctgctgctgctggtgctgtTCCTCTACGACATCTTCTTCGTGTTCATCACGCCCTTCCTGACCAAG AGTGGGAGCAGCATCATGGTGGAGGTGGCCACTGGGCCCTCGGACTCAGCCACCCGTGAGAAG CTGCCCATGGTCCTGAAGgtgcccaggctgaactcctcACCTCTGGCCCTGTGTGACCGGCCCTTCTCCCTCCTGGGTTTCGGAGACATTTTGGTGCCAG GGCTGCTGGTGGCCTACTGCCACAGGTTTGACATCCAGGTACAGTCCTCCAGGGTATACTTCGTGGCCTGCACCGTCG CCTATGGCGTTGGCCTCCTTGTGACATTCGTGGCGCTGGCCCTGATGCAGCGTGGCCAGCCCGCTCTCCTCTACCTGGTGCCCTGCACGCTGGTGACGAGCTGCGCTGTGGCGCTCTGGCGCCGGGAGCTGGGCGTGTTCTGGACGGGCAGCGGCTTTGCG AAAGTCCTACCTCCATCTCCGTGGGCCCCAGCGCCAGCTGACGGcccgcagcctcccaaagactCTGCCACGCCGCTCTCCCCGCAGCTGCCCAGCGAAGAACCAGCTACATCCCCCTGGCCTGCTGAGCAGTCCCCAAAATCACGCACGTCCGAGGAGATGGGGGCTGGAGCCCCCATGCGGGAGCCTGGGAGCCCAGCTGAACCCGAGGGCCGGGACCAGGCCCAGCCGTCCCCGGTAACCCAGCCTGGCGCCTCGGCCTAG
- the SPPL2B gene encoding signal peptide peptidase-like 2B isoform X4, producing MAAAVAAALARLLAAFLLLAAQVACEYGMVHVVSQAGGPEGKDYCILYNPQWAHLPHDLSKASFLQLRNWTASLLCSAADLPARGFSNQIPLVARGNCTFYEKVRLAQGSGARGLLIVSRERLVPPGGNKTQYDEIGIPVALLSYKDMLDIFRRFGRMVRAALYAPKEPVLDYNMVIIFIMAVGTVAIGGYWAGSRDVKKRYMKHKRDDGPEKQEDEAVDVTPVMTCVFVVMCCSMLVLLYYFYDLLVYVVIGIFCLASATGLYSCLAPCVRRLPFGKCRIPNNSLPYFHKRPQARMLLLALFCVAVSVVWGVFRNEDQWAWVLQDALGIAFCLYMLKTIRLPTFKACTLLLLVLFLYDIFFVFITPFLTKSGSSIMVEVATGPSDSATREKLPMVLKVPRLNSSPLALCDRPFSLLGFGDILVPGLLVAYCHRFDIQVQSSRVYFVACTVAGPKERSCGGFWFLSTGPGQAASAEPRLRPRPPRGSLNVHPQGQESSGRPAVPLVGGGPLTPASCSLSLWRWPPCDIRGAGPDAAWPARSPLPGALHAGDELRCGALAPGAGRVLDGQRLCGEYQFALTVRNTRLVSPN from the exons GTGGCCTGTGAGTACGGCATGGTGCACgtggtctcccaggctgggggccCCGAAGGCAAAGACTACTGCATCCTCTACAACCCGCAGTGGGCCCATCTTCCCCACGACCTCAGCAAGGCA TCTTTCCTGCAGCTGCGCAACTGGACGGCCTCCCTGCTCTGCTCCGCAGCCGACCTCCCCGCCCGTGGCTTCAGCAACCAGATCCCGCTGGTGGCGCGGGGGAACTGCACCTTCTATGAGAAAGTGAGGCTGGCCCAGGGCAGCGGAGCACGCGGGCTGCTCATCGTCAGCAGGGAGAGGCTG GTCCCCCCGGGGGGTAATAAGACGCAGTATGATGAGATTGGCATTCCCGTGGCCCTGCTCAGCTACAAAGACATGCTGGACATCTTCAGG CGTTTCGGCCGCATGGTGAGGGCGGCGCTGTATGCGCCTAAGGAGCCGGTGCTGGACTACAACATggtcatcatcttcatcatggCTGTGGGCACCGTCGCCATCGGCGGCTACTGGGCCGGGAGTCGGGACGTGAAGAA AAGGTACATGAAGCACAAGCGCGACGATGGGCCCGAGAAGCAGGAGGACGAGGCGGTGGACGTGACGCCGGTGATGACCTGCGTGTTTGTGGTGATGTGCTGCTCCATGCTGGTGCTGCTCTACTACTTCTACGACCTCCTCG TGTACGTGGTCATCGGGATATTCTGCCTGGCCTCTGCCACCGGCCTCTACAGCTGCCTGGCGCCCTGTGTGCGGCGGCTGCCCTTCGGCAAGTGCAG GATCCCCAACAACAGCCTGCCCTACTTCCACAAGCGCCCGCAGGCCCGTATGCTGCTCCTGGCGCTCTTCTGCGTGGCCGTCAGCGTGGTGTGGGGCGTCTTCCGCAATGAGGACCA GTGGGCCTGGGTCCTCCAGGACGCCCTGGGCATCGCCTTCTGCCTCTACATGCTGAAGACCATCCGTCTGCCCACCTTCAAG GCCTGcacgctgctgctgctggtgctgtTCCTCTACGACATCTTCTTCGTGTTCATCACGCCCTTCCTGACCAAG AGTGGGAGCAGCATCATGGTGGAGGTGGCCACTGGGCCCTCGGACTCAGCCACCCGTGAGAAG CTGCCCATGGTCCTGAAGgtgcccaggctgaactcctcACCTCTGGCCCTGTGTGACCGGCCCTTCTCCCTCCTGGGTTTCGGAGACATTTTGGTGCCAG GGCTGCTGGTGGCCTACTGCCACAGGTTTGACATCCAGGTACAGTCCTCCAGGGTATACTTCGTGGCCTGCACCGTCG CCGGCCCTAAGGAAAGAAGCTGCGGGGGCTTCTGGTTCCTGAGCACAGGGCCAGGCCAGGCCGCCTCTGCCGAGCCACGCCTCCGACCCCGCCCTCCACGTGGCTCCCTAAACGTCCACCCCCAGGGCCAGGAGAGTTCAGGCCGGCCTGCTGTGCCTTTGGTTGGTGGTGGCCCCCTCACACCTGCCTCCTGCAGCCTCAG CCTATGGCGTTGGCCTCCTTGTGACATTCGTGGCGCTGGCCCTGATGCAGCGTGGCCAGCCCGCTCTCCTCTACCTGGTGCCCTGCACGCTGGTGACGAGCTGCGCTGTGGCGCTCTGGCGCCGGGAGCTGGGCGTGTTCTGGACGGGCAGCGGCTTTGCGGTGAATACCAGTTTGCTCTGACTGTGAGAAATACTCGCCTAGTGAGCCCTAACTAG